The nucleotide sequence CGCCGTAACCAGTTCACATTTTCGCCCGGTCTCTCACTGAGCTAATCCGGCTCCTTTATCCCTGTTCCTACGAACAGTGACGCTATTCTGCTTTCTTACGTAAATCAACCTGAATACATGAAAAGACGTTTTTACCACTTGTGCCGCCTGCCCGGAATCAAGTGCATCGGCCTGATGCAGTTAGTCTTGATCGGCCAGTTTTCTACCGGCTCGTTTGCGGGTTTGCCTTTGTCGTCCGAATCGACTGCGCCGATTCGTCATAAGCAACCGGCGGTCCTGCCAATCAACGGGAAGGTTGTCGATGCTGCCGGTGAGGCTGTCCCCGGGGCAACGGTAGTATTGAAAGGAAGCTCTTCGCTGGGAACGACCACCGACGCCGAAGGCGGGTTTACTCTGAACGTGCCGGATGGGAGCACAGCGCTCGTGGTGTCGTCTATCGGCTATGTCACCCAGGAAGTCGCCATCAGCAACAGAACCCAGATTGTAGTCACGCTGCAGTCGGACGTAAAAGCCCTGAGTGAAGTGGTCGTAACGGGATACTCTTCTCAATCCCGAAGAGACATTACCGGAGCGGTGACTACTGTTGATACAAAAGAGCTGACCAAGGTAACGGCTCCCAACGTTGCCCAGCAGCTGCAGGGTCGGGTGCCTGGGGTAACGGTTACGTCGAATAACTCACCGGGTGGTGAGGCAACGGTTCGTATCCGCGGATTTGGCACGATCAACAATAACGACCCGCTTTATATTATTGACGGTGTGCCGACCAAAGGTGGTCTGAACAGCATTAACCCCAATAACATTGAGTCGATGCAGGTGTTGAAAGATGCCGCGTCGGCGTCAATTTACGGGTCAAGAGCCGCGAATGGCGTCATCATTATCACTACTAAAAAAGGAAAGGTAGGCACTCCGCAATTTACGTTCAATTCGAGGGTTGGGGTACAGGTCGGGAAAGTTGACCTCGGACTGATCAGGAACCCGCAGGAGTTTGGCGATTTGCTCTGGATACAGCGCCGGAACGCGGGTGTCTTAACCAACGGTAATCCTTCGCATCAGCAGTATGGCAATGGCCCCACGGCCGTTGTTCCGGATTATATTCTGGCCGGGTCAAGCTATGGTCTGTCGGAAGGCGACCCCCGAACCAATCCTTCACTTTACAACTACAATCGTACTGGGTTCTACCAGATCGTAAAGGCTAACAAAGAAGGCACGGACTGGCACAAAGCGATTCTGCGCCCGGCCGCCATCCAGGAATACAACATTGGCGCGAATGGCGGAACCGAAGCCGGGCGCTATGCCATTGCCCTCAACTACTTTAAACAGGACGGGGTGCTGATTCATACGTCGTTTGATCGCTATTCGTTACGGTCTAATACCGAGTTTCTGTTCAAGAAACGAGTGCGCCTGGGCGAGAATCTGGAAGTGAGCTATACGCAGAACAAAGGGTATTACAGCAACAACGGAACCGCTAGCACGGCGAATAACCAGGATGGCAACCCGATTGGAAATGGCTACCGGATTCCATCCATTATTCCGGTGTATGATATCATGGGCAACTTTGCGGCAACCCGGGCGGCCGGGCTGGGGCCTGCCACAAACCCGGTTGCTCAATTGTGGCGGGCAAGAAATAATCAGCTGAATACGTTCAGAGCGTTTGGCAATGCTTATGCCGAAATCGATATTCTGGAAAATCTGGTCGCCAGATCGAGCATTGGAATCGATATTACGAATGCCAACCGGGCCAGTTATACGCTTCTGGATCTGGAAGAGGCCGAAATTGAAGCGGCTAATTCCCTGACGAATGCCAACGCGTATGATATAAACTGGACCTGGTCGAATACACTGAATTATTCAAGAACGTTTGCCAATGTTCATAAGCTGAGTGTGCTGGCCGGCTCTGAGGCTATCAGGGGAACGGGCCGGGATTTCTCGGCCACGCGCACGACTTTCTTTTCGGAAGACCCCCAGTACATGTTTCTTAATTCTGGAACGGCCGGAATCAATAACTCAGGTTCTGGCTACGAATGGGCCCTCTTCTCGCTATTTGGGAAAGTCAATTACTCGCTGAAAGACCGCTATCTGCTCGAAGCTACCATCCGCCGTGACGGATCATCACGTTTCGG is from Spirosoma taeanense and encodes:
- a CDS encoding SusC/RagA family TonB-linked outer membrane protein; protein product: MKRRFYHLCRLPGIKCIGLMQLVLIGQFSTGSFAGLPLSSESTAPIRHKQPAVLPINGKVVDAAGEAVPGATVVLKGSSSLGTTTDAEGGFTLNVPDGSTALVVSSIGYVTQEVAISNRTQIVVTLQSDVKALSEVVVTGYSSQSRRDITGAVTTVDTKELTKVTAPNVAQQLQGRVPGVTVTSNNSPGGEATVRIRGFGTINNNDPLYIIDGVPTKGGLNSINPNNIESMQVLKDAASASIYGSRAANGVIIITTKKGKVGTPQFTFNSRVGVQVGKVDLGLIRNPQEFGDLLWIQRRNAGVLTNGNPSHQQYGNGPTAVVPDYILAGSSYGLSEGDPRTNPSLYNYNRTGFYQIVKANKEGTDWHKAILRPAAIQEYNIGANGGTEAGRYAIALNYFKQDGVLIHTSFDRYSLRSNTEFLFKKRVRLGENLEVSYTQNKGYYSNNGTASTANNQDGNPIGNGYRIPSIIPVYDIMGNFAATRAAGLGPATNPVAQLWRARNNQLNTFRAFGNAYAEIDILENLVARSSIGIDITNANRASYTLLDLEEAEIEAANSLTNANAYDINWTWSNTLNYSRTFANVHKLSVLAGSEAIRGTGRDFSATRTTFFSEDPQYMFLNSGTAGINNSGSGYEWALFSLFGKVNYSLKDRYLLEATIRRDGSSRFGQNNRYGTFPAVSAGWRLSDESFMAGLTWINDLKIRAGWGQTGNQEIGNYNGFSTYRSSLSQSSYAIDGSNNSVQSGFDTEAFGNPDAKWETTTQTNIGLDATLLKGKLGITLDLYDRTTSDMLYQVSLPATQGVATIPFVNVGEMNNKGIDLGLNFNGKALDGSLSYGVGVNFSTYKNRVVRLNSSSSAVLLGPAIRSYTWTRSVAGMPLYSFYGLKIDGIYQNQSEVDAGPKYPGYAAVGKYKYHDTDGDGTITDNDRMFLGNPHPDFTYGINLNLGYKNFDLSAFFQGVQGNELLNMVKRWVDFNNQAGNRSLRMLYDSWTPENPDAVLPILDANDSRSQQPSSYFIEDGSYFRMKNLTLGYTLPASLAQKIRFENARVFLQAQNLFTITKYSGIDPEVTSVGSTPGSTVLGVDQGNYPNSKMYQIGLNFGF